From a single candidate division KSB1 bacterium genomic region:
- a CDS encoding radical SAM protein has protein sequence MISSYFPHFGEERELVGRGGSGTIFLTHCNLRCSFCQNYEISHGGEGEIVSVQRCGQMMVALQYQGCHNINWVTPTHYAPQLIAALLHAIRLGLQLPIVYNCGGYESLEVIQLLEGIVDIYMPDAKFSSPHYAKQFADAPDYFEVLKLVLKEMHRQVGDLKIENGIAYRGLLIRHLVMPNDIAGSEEILKFIAEGLSKDSYVNIMAQYRPCYQAYEIPGIDRRITMEEYDRAVQLAKKYGLHRGF, from the coding sequence ATGATTTCAAGCTATTTTCCCCATTTCGGAGAAGAGCGAGAATTGGTCGGCCGGGGTGGCTCAGGAACAATTTTTCTCACCCATTGCAATTTGCGTTGCAGCTTCTGTCAGAATTATGAGATTTCCCATGGAGGAGAGGGGGAGATTGTCTCGGTCCAACGATGCGGCCAAATGATGGTAGCGCTTCAGTATCAGGGGTGCCATAATATCAATTGGGTAACGCCAACCCATTATGCACCACAACTGATCGCCGCGCTGCTCCATGCTATCCGATTAGGACTGCAATTGCCCATAGTTTACAATTGCGGTGGCTATGAATCATTGGAGGTGATTCAGTTATTGGAAGGGATTGTCGATATTTATATGCCTGATGCGAAATTTTCTTCCCCTCACTATGCGAAGCAGTTCGCCGATGCGCCAGATTATTTCGAGGTGCTAAAACTAGTGCTAAAAGAGATGCATCGGCAGGTTGGAGATTTGAAAATCGAAAATGGGATCGCCTATCGGGGGTTGCTCATCCGTCACCTGGTGATGCCCAACGACATTGCCGGTTCAGAAGAAATCCTGAAATTCATTGCTGAAGGGCTTTCGAAGGATAGCTACGTCAATATCATGGCCCAATATCGTCCATGCTATCAAGCTTATGAGATTCCTGGCATTGATCGGCGCATTACGATGGAAGAATATGATCGTGCGGTCCAATTGGCAAAGAAATATGGTTTACATCGAGGATTTTAA
- a CDS encoding sugar ABC transporter ATP-binding protein, with amino-acid sequence MSRNGQIVQPILKMQGITKEFPGVVALKSVDFELLPGEVHALVGENGAGKSTLIKILSGAVPRSSGQIYLDGQCVEINNPLYAQTLGIAVIYQELMLAPALSAAENILLGRFPKKWKLFINRKRLLSIGQELSAMLGLAIDLRLPLKRLTVAQQQLVEVAKALSLNARIIVMDEPSAVLTPKELEKLFDIIDRLRQQGKSFIYISHRLDEIFRIADRVTVLKDGVVQGTRAISEVTRQQLIAMMVGRDLNETVHPRPALAEEGVALEVKELRCASLPEPISFKLYVGEILGVAGLVGSGRSELIRTIFGAEPKLSGKILIDGHVVDIRSPADAVKFGLGLIPEDRKAQALFHQLPVVQNITIANLKPLVRLGFIRSRLEARSANTLVDQLKIRLASIQQRIENLSGGNQQKAVLARWLSSKAKIILFDEPTRGIDVASKAQIHQLMRQLAAQGVSIIMISSELPEILEMSDRIMVLHDGKITGVLSREEATEEKIMSLATR; translated from the coding sequence ATGAGCCGAAATGGTCAAATAGTGCAGCCAATTCTCAAAATGCAGGGGATTACCAAGGAATTCCCAGGGGTGGTAGCACTCAAGTCAGTTGATTTTGAGTTACTTCCTGGAGAGGTCCATGCTCTGGTAGGTGAAAATGGCGCTGGGAAATCGACATTAATCAAGATACTGAGTGGAGCGGTACCCAGAAGTTCTGGCCAAATTTACTTAGATGGTCAATGCGTGGAAATAAACAATCCGTTATACGCCCAGACTTTGGGAATTGCGGTCATCTATCAGGAACTTATGTTGGCGCCAGCGCTCTCTGCAGCGGAAAATATTTTATTGGGAAGATTCCCGAAGAAATGGAAGCTGTTCATCAATAGAAAGCGGCTGCTTTCCATCGGCCAGGAGCTCAGCGCCATGCTCGGGCTGGCGATCGATCTTCGGCTGCCATTAAAGCGATTGACAGTCGCCCAGCAACAATTGGTCGAAGTGGCCAAAGCGCTATCGCTGAATGCTCGGATCATTGTGATGGATGAGCCCTCTGCGGTGTTGACGCCAAAAGAACTTGAGAAATTGTTTGACATCATTGATCGGCTGAGGCAGCAGGGAAAATCGTTCATCTACATTTCTCATCGACTTGATGAAATTTTTCGAATTGCGGATCGGGTGACGGTGTTGAAAGACGGAGTGGTTCAAGGAACAAGGGCGATCTCCGAGGTTACGCGCCAGCAGCTCATTGCAATGATGGTCGGCCGTGATTTAAATGAAACTGTTCATCCGAGGCCAGCACTGGCAGAGGAAGGGGTTGCGCTTGAGGTGAAAGAATTGCGCTGCGCTTCGCTACCCGAACCGATTAGTTTCAAGCTCTACGTCGGGGAGATCCTGGGGGTGGCTGGTCTGGTTGGCTCAGGTCGCTCCGAGTTGATTCGGACGATTTTTGGCGCCGAGCCGAAGCTATCTGGGAAAATCCTGATTGACGGTCATGTTGTAGACATTCGATCGCCTGCCGATGCGGTGAAGTTCGGCCTGGGATTGATCCCAGAGGATCGCAAAGCCCAGGCATTGTTCCATCAGCTACCTGTGGTTCAGAACATCACCATCGCCAATCTCAAACCCTTGGTGCGATTGGGATTCATTCGCAGCCGGCTCGAGGCGCGCAGTGCAAACACGTTGGTGGATCAGCTTAAAATTCGTTTAGCCTCGATCCAGCAGCGGATCGAAAATCTGAGCGGTGGAAATCAGCAGAAAGCGGTTTTGGCGCGCTGGTTAAGTAGCAAAGCCAAAATCATATTGTTCGACGAGCCGACCCGCGGCATTGATGTCGCTTCCAAGGCTCAAATTCACCAATTGATGCGCCAGTTGGCCGCCCAAGGGGTATCGATCATCATGATCTCGTCGGAATTGCCAGAGATCCTTGAGATGAGCGACCGCATCATGGTCCTCCATGATGGTAAAATCACTGGGGTGCTTTCGCGAGAGGAGGCTACTGAGGAAAAAATCATGTCCCTGGCGACTCGATAG
- a CDS encoding alpha/beta hydrolase-fold protein: MLKFIMTCGLLALISRSAMADQCSVTFIVTVPDSLPTDAIYITGNMSQLGNWQPNAVRMEQVLPNRYEITLALPCGAEIEYKFTRGSWDNEEVLIDGTVPGNKQLTVSPNLIVHHLIANWRDRRYQVAGGIVGKLHYHNRFYSQQLNNDRTVVVWLPPSYDFDLAKRYPVLYMHDGQNLFDPRTSFLGVDWQMDETADSLIRQAKIEEIIIVGIFNTADRREEYADTKKGRAYMEFIVKELKPFIDSNYRTFADRDHTAIMGSSMGGLISFYLVWRYPHIFSKAGCLSTSLMWRNGALLKEIENFAGQKPEIKIYLDSSGKGAEGRMKADYLRLKDLLLSKGFVEGQDLIYYFDEQGDHSERSWSKRVWRPLVFLFGI; the protein is encoded by the coding sequence ATGCTCAAATTCATTATGACTTGCGGCTTGCTGGCGCTGATAAGCCGCTCGGCGATGGCCGATCAATGCAGCGTCACTTTCATTGTCACAGTGCCGGACTCACTCCCAACCGATGCCATTTACATCACGGGGAATATGTCGCAATTGGGAAACTGGCAGCCCAATGCGGTGAGAATGGAACAGGTATTACCGAACCGCTACGAGATCACGCTTGCGCTTCCCTGTGGTGCTGAAATAGAGTACAAATTTACGCGTGGCAGTTGGGACAATGAGGAAGTGCTCATCGATGGCACGGTACCTGGGAACAAACAATTAACAGTAAGCCCAAATCTAATTGTTCATCATCTGATCGCCAATTGGCGGGATCGACGGTATCAGGTTGCTGGAGGGATCGTTGGGAAATTGCACTATCACAATCGCTTCTATTCGCAGCAATTGAACAATGATCGCACTGTTGTTGTCTGGTTGCCTCCGAGCTATGATTTCGATCTTGCCAAGCGCTATCCAGTGCTCTATATGCATGATGGACAAAATTTGTTTGATCCGCGCACTTCATTTCTTGGGGTCGATTGGCAAATGGATGAGACCGCCGACAGCCTGATCCGACAAGCGAAAATTGAAGAAATCATTATCGTAGGCATCTTCAATACAGCCGATCGCCGAGAAGAATACGCGGATACGAAAAAGGGCCGGGCTTATATGGAATTTATTGTGAAAGAACTCAAACCTTTCATCGACAGCAACTATCGGACGTTCGCTGATCGGGATCATACTGCGATCATGGGTTCTTCAATGGGCGGTTTGATCTCATTTTATCTGGTGTGGCGTTATCCCCATATTTTTAGCAAGGCGGGTTGTTTGTCCACATCGTTGATGTGGAGAAACGGCGCATTATTGAAAGAAATTGAAAATTTCGCTGGACAAAAGCCTGAAATTAAGATATATTTAGACAGCAGCGGCAAGGGTGCCGAGGGTCGAATGAAAGCGGATTATTTGCGGTTAAAAGATCTATTGCTCAGCAAGGGTTTTGTAGAAGGCCAGGACTTGATATACTATTTCGATGAGCAAGGGGATCATTCGGAGCGCTCCTGGTCCAAACGGGTCTGGCGGCCGCTTGTTTTTCTATTTGGGATTTAG